One Spinacia oleracea cultivar Varoflay chromosome 4, BTI_SOV_V1, whole genome shotgun sequence DNA segment encodes these proteins:
- the LOC110788244 gene encoding probable carboxylesterase 2 translates to MEVQMSPEILHDFSPRLRVYKDGQIERLLKAHALPPSFDSATLVTSKDVEVSPGVSARIYRPVKFEPQKAKLPILIYIHGGAFCLYSASSSIYHNYLNSLVSLAGCIAVSVDYRLAPEHPMPVCYDDSMSVTQWVLSHSTGSGPEPWLNDRADFDQVFLAGDSAGANIVHDIVIRTDQSKSKRFAGIAMVHPFFGAGEPNGLWDYLYPGTTGVFDSRLNPAANPTKMRKEISACKKILVCVGGRDFLRDRGMTYYQVLREGQENGEWKGELELMESKGRNHVFHLYKPDCDEARDLLIRVADFISNSNSQDFDYQI, encoded by the coding sequence ATGGAAGTTCAAATGTCGCCAGAAATACTCCACGATTTCTCTCCTCGTCTTCGAGTCTACAAAGACGGCCAAATCGAACGCCTCCTTAAAGCCCACGCTCTTCCGCCATCGTTCGATTCCGCCACCCTTGTCACCTCCAAAGACGTCGAAGTTTCACCGGGTGTTTCAGCCCGTATCTACCGACCTGTCAAATTCGAACCCCAAAAGGCCAAACTTCCCATCCTTATTTATATCCATGGAGGCGCCTTCTGCCTCTACTCTGCTTCTTCCTCAATCTACCACAACTACCTTAACTCTCTCGTCTCGCTGGCTGGCTGTATCGCTGTGTCGGTCGATTACCGTTTGGCTCCCGAGCACCCGATGCCCGTCTGCTACGACGATTCCATGTCTGTGACTCAGTGGGTACTTTCTCATTCAACCGGGTCAGGCCCGGAACCGTGGCTCAATGATCGGGCCGATTTCGATCAAGTATTCTTAGCTGGGGATAGCGCTGGTGCTAATATTGTCCATGACATTGTGATTCGGACGGACCAATCAAAGTCAAAGCGATTCGCTGGGATCGCAATGGTTCACCCATTCTTCGGAGCTGGAGAGCCCAATGGTCTATGGGATTATTTATACCCGGGTACTACCGGAGTGTTCGACTCCCGGTTGAACCCAGCGGCTAACCCGACTAAGATGAGGAAGGAGATTAGTGCATGTAAGAAGATACTGGTTTGCGTCGGTGGAAGAGATTTTTTAAGAGACAGAGGGATGACATACTATCAAGTTTTAAGGGAAGGTCAAGAAAATGGTGAATGGAAAGGGGAGTTAGAGTTGATGGAAAGTAAAGGAagaaatcatgttttccatttgTATAAGCCTGATTGTGATGAAGCTAGAGATCTGCTCATAAGGGTTGCTGATTTTATCAGTAATTCTAACTCACAGGACTTTGATTATCAGATATGA